From a single Stackebrandtia endophytica genomic region:
- a CDS encoding MFS transporter produces MTTDEATEVAPPPKRRKSRFATLSANRDFRMLWLGQAGSELGGSLTTLTAPLLAVAITGSTVAAGVLGSIGFVSIWLAQLPAGYLADLVDRRTVMLWCDAIRLALMATFAVLVMLDMATLWQLLVLTVAGSALGVVFRAAQQQAIRVIVARDQIPEAVSITQARGFAISMVGPPVGGVLYAVGRALPFFANAVSYAVSMLFVWRVRTPLKPPNRPTARRLLPDMGQGWSELGRNAFLRGQTIYSAVTNLAVSALLYTVIFGHAEDSVILGMALSAAAGAGLLGSLAAPVLMRRLRLRTLLVSVALLRGAAVALATLTGEPILFAGTLTIVMFAGPVVNAALSTATVLYVDAEVMGRASSSSAFISGMLQPVAPLLAGVLLSMWSPSLVQWTLTGGFALVAICALVLPGLSLRLDGDGR; encoded by the coding sequence GTGACCACTGACGAAGCGACCGAGGTCGCGCCACCACCGAAACGCCGAAAGTCTCGATTCGCCACTCTGTCGGCCAATCGTGACTTCCGGATGCTCTGGCTCGGCCAGGCCGGTTCCGAACTCGGCGGATCACTGACGACACTGACGGCCCCGTTGCTGGCGGTCGCCATCACCGGGTCCACGGTGGCGGCCGGTGTCCTCGGATCGATCGGGTTCGTATCGATCTGGCTGGCACAGTTGCCCGCCGGGTACCTCGCCGATCTGGTCGATCGCCGGACGGTGATGCTGTGGTGCGACGCGATCCGCCTGGCGCTCATGGCGACCTTCGCCGTACTGGTCATGTTGGACATGGCGACGCTGTGGCAACTGCTGGTTCTCACGGTGGCCGGCAGCGCCTTGGGCGTGGTCTTCCGGGCGGCACAGCAACAGGCGATCCGGGTCATCGTCGCGCGCGACCAGATCCCGGAGGCGGTGAGCATCACCCAGGCACGCGGCTTCGCCATCTCCATGGTCGGCCCCCCGGTCGGCGGAGTTCTGTACGCGGTGGGACGTGCGCTGCCGTTCTTCGCCAACGCCGTCTCCTACGCCGTCTCGATGCTGTTCGTATGGCGGGTGCGAACACCGCTGAAACCGCCCAACCGTCCGACGGCGCGTCGACTGCTCCCCGACATGGGACAGGGCTGGTCGGAGTTGGGGCGCAACGCCTTCCTGCGCGGCCAGACCATTTATTCCGCGGTCACCAATCTCGCGGTCTCGGCGCTGCTCTACACCGTGATCTTCGGCCATGCCGAGGACAGCGTCATCCTCGGCATGGCGTTGAGCGCGGCGGCGGGCGCCGGGCTGCTCGGCTCACTGGCCGCACCGGTCCTCATGCGACGGCTCAGGTTGCGAACGCTGCTGGTCAGCGTGGCGCTGCTGCGGGGAGCCGCCGTCGCGTTGGCGACGTTGACGGGGGAACCGATCCTGTTCGCCGGGACCCTCACGATCGTGATGTTCGCCGGTCCCGTCGTCAACGCCGCACTCTCGACCGCGACCGTCCTCTATGTCGATGCCGAGGTCATGGGGCGAGCCTCGAGCTCCTCGGCGTTCATCAGTGGGATGTTGCAGCCGGTGGCGCCGCTGTTGGCCGGGGTGTTGTTGAGCATGTGGTCTCCGAGTCTGGTGCAGTGGACGTTGACGGGAGGCTTCGCGTTGGTGGCGATATGTGCCCTGGTGTTGCCGGGTTTGAGTCTTCGGCTGGACGGGGATGGGAGGTGA
- a CDS encoding tetratricopeptide repeat protein, with the protein MGNALTPELEEAIRVGYERRDRSNMEPTIAYFEELLSRHPGHPVLIFEVAGAYDTAGQEATARKLYEQALDLGLDGDTLRRCLCQYGSTLRWLGELDASRAVLDRARREFPDSDAVRVFAALTNLEAGRADDAVADLLTVITEHAEATDLGRWAVGLRGLAEWLSAGRPHD; encoded by the coding sequence ATGGGAAACGCACTGACACCGGAACTGGAAGAGGCCATACGGGTCGGGTACGAACGTCGCGATCGGTCGAACATGGAGCCGACCATCGCGTACTTCGAGGAACTCCTCAGCCGCCATCCCGGACATCCGGTCCTGATCTTCGAAGTCGCGGGCGCGTACGACACCGCCGGCCAGGAAGCTACGGCGAGGAAGCTGTACGAACAGGCCTTGGACCTCGGACTCGACGGCGACACATTGCGCCGATGCCTGTGCCAGTATGGCAGCACCCTGCGATGGCTCGGTGAACTCGACGCCTCACGTGCCGTCCTCGATCGGGCTCGACGCGAGTTTCCCGACTCCGACGCCGTCCGGGTGTTCGCAGCACTGACGAACCTCGAAGCCGGCCGCGCCGACGACGCCGTGGCCGACCTGCTCACCGTCATCACCGAGCACGCCGAGGCGACCGACTTGGGCCGCTGGGCGGTCGGGCTGCGCGGACTCGCCGAGTGGCTGTCCGCAGGACGCCCGCACGACTGA
- a CDS encoding response regulator, whose translation MIRVVLVDDQPLLRSGFRALLDLEDDIEVVAEAGDGAEGLALVERHLPDVALMDIRMPVVDGIEATRRIAADPALSAVHVVILTNYGLDEYVFDALRAGAAGFLVKDIQPLDFLHAVRVAARGDALLAPEITRRLISRYVTAGRPGVGDRLTELTNREREAVALVAQGLSNLEVAERMVISPMTAKTHVNRAMTKLHARDRAHLVVLAYESGLVVPHMPQQR comes from the coding sequence GTGATCCGGGTGGTTCTGGTCGACGATCAACCGTTGCTGCGCAGTGGGTTTCGCGCCCTGCTGGACCTCGAGGACGACATCGAGGTCGTTGCCGAAGCCGGTGACGGAGCGGAGGGATTGGCCCTGGTCGAGCGCCACCTACCCGATGTCGCGCTCATGGACATCCGGATGCCGGTGGTCGACGGTATCGAGGCGACCCGGCGCATCGCCGCCGATCCGGCGCTGTCGGCGGTCCACGTGGTCATTCTGACCAACTACGGTCTTGACGAGTACGTCTTCGACGCGTTGCGCGCCGGCGCGGCCGGGTTCCTCGTCAAGGACATCCAGCCGTTGGACTTCCTGCACGCGGTTCGGGTGGCCGCACGTGGTGACGCACTGCTGGCACCGGAGATCACCCGGCGCTTGATCTCCCGATATGTGACGGCCGGTCGTCCCGGTGTCGGGGACCGCCTGACCGAACTGACCAATCGGGAGCGGGAGGCGGTCGCCCTGGTCGCGCAGGGCCTGTCCAATCTCGAAGTGGCCGAGCGCATGGTGATCAGTCCGATGACCGCCAAGACACATGTCAACCGTGCCATGACGAAACTGCACGCCCGTGACCGTGCCCACCTCGTGGTGCTGGCATACGAATCCGGTCTGGTCGTCCCCCATATGCCGCAACAGCGTTGA
- a CDS encoding sensor histidine kinase, translating to MIRAIDVVIAVGVTGALSLTVGLGQDVAMVGPLGYVLPAVSGLMLVWRRRAPVPVLIATGLCAVAYQGIGVDVPAVAYLFAVYSAVRAGHRVTTIVASVVMLASLPVAALLSGTPDAAGAFARARGALEIAWLVAAGAAGEALRQAERRADEAERTREETARRRADEERLHIARELHDSLTHQISIIKVQAEVAVHVANRRGEPVPESLMAIRVAGREAARELRSTLEVLRDDATSPPRGMDDLPDLVERTSAMGFVTALSIDGDRARLSAMVDRAVYRIVQESLTNIGRHAGAAVASVHVDCGPHTVTVRVDDDGVADVDDPPVPGTGLLGMRERVSALGGRLITEPRSGGGYTVLARLPVGEEP from the coding sequence ATGATCCGCGCCATCGACGTGGTGATCGCCGTCGGGGTCACCGGAGCCCTCTCGCTCACCGTCGGGCTCGGTCAGGACGTCGCGATGGTCGGGCCGCTGGGATACGTGTTGCCGGCGGTGAGCGGCCTGATGCTGGTATGGCGGCGCCGAGCCCCGGTCCCGGTCCTGATCGCGACGGGATTGTGCGCGGTGGCCTATCAGGGAATCGGTGTGGACGTGCCCGCCGTGGCCTACCTGTTCGCGGTGTACTCGGCGGTGCGGGCCGGTCACCGGGTCACCACGATCGTCGCCAGTGTTGTCATGTTGGCGAGCCTTCCGGTGGCCGCGTTGCTGTCGGGCACACCTGATGCGGCGGGGGCCTTCGCGCGGGCACGCGGTGCGTTGGAGATCGCGTGGCTGGTCGCCGCCGGTGCGGCCGGGGAGGCGCTGCGACAGGCCGAACGTCGAGCCGACGAGGCCGAACGAACTCGGGAGGAGACCGCCCGACGCCGGGCCGATGAGGAGCGGTTGCACATCGCGCGGGAGCTGCACGATTCGCTCACCCATCAGATCTCCATCATCAAGGTGCAGGCGGAGGTGGCGGTGCACGTGGCGAATCGGCGCGGCGAACCGGTGCCGGAGTCGCTGATGGCGATACGGGTGGCCGGACGGGAGGCCGCTCGCGAACTGCGCTCTACATTGGAGGTGTTGCGTGACGACGCGACCAGTCCACCGCGAGGCATGGACGACCTTCCCGATCTGGTTGAGCGGACTTCGGCCATGGGATTCGTTACCGCCCTGAGTATCGACGGGGACCGCGCCCGCCTGTCGGCCATGGTGGACCGTGCGGTGTACCGGATCGTGCAGGAGTCGCTGACCAACATCGGTCGGCACGCGGGCGCCGCCGTCGCATCGGTGCACGTCGATTGCGGCCCTCACACCGTGACGGTGCGGGTGGACGACGACGGTGTCGCCGACGTCGACGACCCTCCGGTGCCCGGAACCGGACTGCTCGGCATGCGCGAGCGGGTCTCCGCGCTCGGTGGACGGCTGATCACCGAACCCCGATCGGGCGGCGGCTACACGGTGCTGGCGCGGCTCCCGGTGGGGGAGGAGCCGTGA